One genomic segment of Phalacrocorax carbo chromosome Z, bPhaCar2.1, whole genome shotgun sequence includes these proteins:
- the HDHD2 gene encoding haloacid dehalogenase-like hydrolase domain-containing protein 2 isoform X1, with the protein MPARRMAARRALKAVLVDLSGTLHVEDSAVPGAQEALKRLRSAPVTIRFVTNTTKECKRDLLERLTKLGFDIVENEIFTSLTAARNLLEQKQVRPLLLVDDKALPDFTGIDTNDPNAVVVGLAPEHFHYQMMNRAFQLILDGAPLIAIHKARYFKKKDGLALGPGPFVAGLEYATDTKATVVGKPEKTFFLEALRGTGCAPEEAIMIGDDCRDDVGGAQNAGMRGILVRTGKYRPADENKINPAPYLTCENFPEAVEYILEHLV; encoded by the exons ATGCCGGCGCGAAG gatggCAGCTCGGCGTGCGCTGAAAGCTGTCTTGGTGGATCTCAGCGGCACACTTCACGTTGAAGACTCAGCTGTGCCCGGCGCGCAGGAAGCTCTTAAAAG GCTGCGCAGTGCTCCAGTTACCATTCGATTTGTGACGAACACAACGAAGGAGTGCAAGAGAGACTTGCTGGAGAGGCTGACAAAACTGGGATTTGACATTGTGGAAAATGAGATCTTCACGTCTCTGACAGCAGCCAGAAATCTTCTGGAGCAAAAGCAGGTGCGGCCTCTCCTCCTGGTGGACGATAAGGCCCTGCCTGATTTCACAG GGATAGACACCAATGACCCCAATGCTGTGGTGGTTGGACTGGCTCCGGAGCACTTCCACTATCAGATGATGAACAGAGCATTTCA GTTGATTTTGGATGGGGCTCCTCTTATAGCTATACATAAAGCCagatatttcaagaaaaaagatGGCTTGGCTCTGGGACCTGGACCTTTCGTAGCTGGGCTGGAATACGCGACGGACACCAAAGCGACCGTGGTGGGGAAGCCGGAGAAAACCTTCTTCCTTGAGGCTTTGCGGgggactggctgtgccccaGAGGAGGCCATCATGATTGGTGAT GACTGCAGGGATGATGTTGGTGGTGCCCAGAACGCGGGCATGCGTGGGATTTTGGTACGAACCG GTAAATATCGACCagcagatgaaaacaaaattaatccGGCGCCTTACTTAACCTGTGAGAATTTCCCAGAGGCAGTGGAATATATCCTGGAGCATCTGGTATAA
- the HDHD2 gene encoding haloacid dehalogenase-like hydrolase domain-containing protein 2 isoform X2, whose translation MMAARRALKAVLVDLSGTLHVEDSAVPGAQEALKRLRSAPVTIRFVTNTTKECKRDLLERLTKLGFDIVENEIFTSLTAARNLLEQKQVRPLLLVDDKALPDFTGIDTNDPNAVVVGLAPEHFHYQMMNRAFQLILDGAPLIAIHKARYFKKKDGLALGPGPFVAGLEYATDTKATVVGKPEKTFFLEALRGTGCAPEEAIMIGDDCRDDVGGAQNAGMRGILVRTGKYRPADENKINPAPYLTCENFPEAVEYILEHLV comes from the exons AT gatggCAGCTCGGCGTGCGCTGAAAGCTGTCTTGGTGGATCTCAGCGGCACACTTCACGTTGAAGACTCAGCTGTGCCCGGCGCGCAGGAAGCTCTTAAAAG GCTGCGCAGTGCTCCAGTTACCATTCGATTTGTGACGAACACAACGAAGGAGTGCAAGAGAGACTTGCTGGAGAGGCTGACAAAACTGGGATTTGACATTGTGGAAAATGAGATCTTCACGTCTCTGACAGCAGCCAGAAATCTTCTGGAGCAAAAGCAGGTGCGGCCTCTCCTCCTGGTGGACGATAAGGCCCTGCCTGATTTCACAG GGATAGACACCAATGACCCCAATGCTGTGGTGGTTGGACTGGCTCCGGAGCACTTCCACTATCAGATGATGAACAGAGCATTTCA GTTGATTTTGGATGGGGCTCCTCTTATAGCTATACATAAAGCCagatatttcaagaaaaaagatGGCTTGGCTCTGGGACCTGGACCTTTCGTAGCTGGGCTGGAATACGCGACGGACACCAAAGCGACCGTGGTGGGGAAGCCGGAGAAAACCTTCTTCCTTGAGGCTTTGCGGgggactggctgtgccccaGAGGAGGCCATCATGATTGGTGAT GACTGCAGGGATGATGTTGGTGGTGCCCAGAACGCGGGCATGCGTGGGATTTTGGTACGAACCG GTAAATATCGACCagcagatgaaaacaaaattaatccGGCGCCTTACTTAACCTGTGAGAATTTCCCAGAGGCAGTGGAATATATCCTGGAGCATCTGGTATAA
- the HDHD2 gene encoding haloacid dehalogenase-like hydrolase domain-containing protein 2 isoform X3, with translation MAARRALKAVLVDLSGTLHVEDSAVPGAQEALKRLRSAPVTIRFVTNTTKECKRDLLERLTKLGFDIVENEIFTSLTAARNLLEQKQVRPLLLVDDKALPDFTGIDTNDPNAVVVGLAPEHFHYQMMNRAFQLILDGAPLIAIHKARYFKKKDGLALGPGPFVAGLEYATDTKATVVGKPEKTFFLEALRGTGCAPEEAIMIGDDCRDDVGGAQNAGMRGILVRTGKYRPADENKINPAPYLTCENFPEAVEYILEHLV, from the exons atggCAGCTCGGCGTGCGCTGAAAGCTGTCTTGGTGGATCTCAGCGGCACACTTCACGTTGAAGACTCAGCTGTGCCCGGCGCGCAGGAAGCTCTTAAAAG GCTGCGCAGTGCTCCAGTTACCATTCGATTTGTGACGAACACAACGAAGGAGTGCAAGAGAGACTTGCTGGAGAGGCTGACAAAACTGGGATTTGACATTGTGGAAAATGAGATCTTCACGTCTCTGACAGCAGCCAGAAATCTTCTGGAGCAAAAGCAGGTGCGGCCTCTCCTCCTGGTGGACGATAAGGCCCTGCCTGATTTCACAG GGATAGACACCAATGACCCCAATGCTGTGGTGGTTGGACTGGCTCCGGAGCACTTCCACTATCAGATGATGAACAGAGCATTTCA GTTGATTTTGGATGGGGCTCCTCTTATAGCTATACATAAAGCCagatatttcaagaaaaaagatGGCTTGGCTCTGGGACCTGGACCTTTCGTAGCTGGGCTGGAATACGCGACGGACACCAAAGCGACCGTGGTGGGGAAGCCGGAGAAAACCTTCTTCCTTGAGGCTTTGCGGgggactggctgtgccccaGAGGAGGCCATCATGATTGGTGAT GACTGCAGGGATGATGTTGGTGGTGCCCAGAACGCGGGCATGCGTGGGATTTTGGTACGAACCG GTAAATATCGACCagcagatgaaaacaaaattaatccGGCGCCTTACTTAACCTGTGAGAATTTCCCAGAGGCAGTGGAATATATCCTGGAGCATCTGGTATAA